The Bacillus sp. Y1 genome has a window encoding:
- a CDS encoding CAP domain-containing protein, with product MRRFFLLVILLFGLNYLWNSFGDEMGIGAIAEDLNIDGDNIELSELLNDVYIGIAGSIGFLEEKVEELAEEQMPSEKEVPSPDLESPSNQVFSIYNIELGESKTDIDNMLGAPKRSEMNEYGTEWHTYHENYHNFVKVMYNDQQQVIGLYTNQDLISSTNGIKLNSSKQTVRDTLGQPLTRLQKGLVFYQLQEDSDYDMYELDDTYVTVFYDVHEENTVTAIQLLTEEVENNKKSIYSEPSEALKEGFELQMFDLVNATRVNHELQVLSWDEHVMQTARKHSSDMAVNNYFDHTNLQGESPFDRMEEDGIRYTLAGENLAYGQFSSIFAHEGLMNSLGHRKNIIKSGFEYLGVGVAFNEEAQPYYTQNYYAN from the coding sequence TTGAGACGATTTTTTCTCTTAGTCATCTTATTGTTTGGTTTGAATTATTTATGGAATTCTTTTGGGGATGAAATGGGAATTGGAGCTATAGCTGAGGATCTTAACATAGATGGAGATAATATAGAGTTATCTGAGCTTTTGAACGACGTATATATTGGTATTGCTGGCAGCATAGGGTTTCTTGAGGAAAAAGTCGAAGAACTGGCTGAGGAACAGATGCCTTCCGAAAAAGAAGTCCCTTCTCCCGATCTGGAGTCACCCTCCAATCAAGTTTTTTCGATTTATAATATCGAACTCGGTGAATCGAAGACAGATATTGATAATATGTTGGGAGCACCCAAACGTTCTGAGATGAATGAGTATGGAACGGAATGGCATACGTATCATGAAAATTACCATAACTTTGTCAAAGTTATGTACAATGACCAGCAACAAGTGATTGGCTTGTACACGAATCAAGATTTAATTTCTTCCACAAACGGAATCAAGCTAAACAGTTCCAAACAAACCGTTCGTGACACATTAGGGCAGCCATTAACACGATTGCAAAAGGGATTAGTATTTTATCAGCTACAAGAAGACAGCGATTATGACATGTATGAGCTTGATGACACATACGTGACGGTTTTTTATGATGTGCATGAAGAAAATACGGTAACCGCCATTCAACTTTTAACCGAAGAGGTAGAAAACAATAAGAAATCAATCTATTCAGAGCCTAGTGAAGCATTAAAAGAAGGGTTTGAGTTGCAAATGTTTGATTTGGTCAATGCGACGAGGGTCAATCATGAACTTCAGGTTCTTTCATGGGATGAACATGTGATGCAAACGGCACGGAAGCATAGCTCGGACATGGCCGTCAATAACTATTTTGATCATACGAATCTTCAAGGGGAGTCTCCTTTTGACCGAATGGAAGAAGACGGCATACGGTACACCTTGGCTGGAGAAAATTTAGCGTACGGTCAGTTCAGCAGTATTTTTGCACATGAAGGATTAATGAACTCTTTAGGACACCGGAAAAATATTATAAAGTCTGGTTTTGAGTACTTAGGTGTTGGTGTGGCCTTTAATGAGGAAGCACAGCCTTATTACACACAAAATTATTACGCCAATTAA
- a CDS encoding GNAT family N-acetyltransferase, protein MSSNLHIRVATTDDSGQIQHLLKTLAQWMKDSKINQWSFLLEGEDDELKEWISKGLTYIVEKDETFIATFTLLPEAGEWDRHIWGDDLPVNSSYLHRLAISPAYMSQGIGKKVIEWLSMREIEIVRLDCVADNEKLNLFYHNNGFELIGITDNHCKYQKIMKRGSELT, encoded by the coding sequence ATGAGTTCAAATTTACATATAAGAGTTGCGACCACCGATGATAGCGGACAGATTCAGCATTTATTAAAAACACTTGCGCAATGGATGAAGGATTCAAAAATCAATCAATGGAGTTTTTTATTAGAAGGAGAAGATGACGAGCTGAAAGAGTGGATCTCCAAGGGACTAACCTATATCGTCGAAAAAGATGAAACATTTATTGCTACGTTCACTCTTTTACCGGAGGCAGGGGAATGGGACCGACATATTTGGGGTGATGATCTTCCTGTAAATTCTTCCTATTTGCATAGACTCGCCATTTCCCCAGCCTATATGAGTCAGGGAATTGGTAAAAAAGTGATTGAGTGGCTATCTATGAGAGAGATAGAGATTGTAAGATTGGATTGTGTCGCAGACAATGAAAAGTTGAATCTATTTTACCATAATAATGGATTTGAGTTGATAGGAATAACCGATAATCATTGCAAATATCAAAAGATCATGAAAAGGGGGAGTGAACTTACCTGA
- a CDS encoding PP2C family protein-serine/threonine phosphatase: MEHTYLSYNYPIVIVSVLVAIIVMTVIIVGITYSIFRKENADLLKLKLTELHLARTVQEKSLPLPIHNERVNITSFYKASEELSGDLYYWFKTGKGQYGIFIMDVMGHGVSSSIISVSIKSYLQGVLGRVSEPINVMKELSDHMNSMFEGSENPFYFTAIYLLVDTKQKKILYVNAGHPSGLWQVKGEPLVPIASTCPPIGLGADLPIISEEISFEGKGRLLLYTDGFMEGISDNPRVQLKVMEEILVSNQEKDIEEVKNRLLTKCKSHQRQPDDACLLVIDINGE, encoded by the coding sequence GTGGAACATACTTATTTATCGTATAATTATCCGATCGTTATTGTATCGGTGCTTGTTGCCATTATTGTAATGACGGTAATCATCGTTGGAATTACTTATTCAATATTTCGAAAAGAAAACGCGGACCTCCTTAAACTAAAGCTCACAGAGTTACACTTAGCAAGAACGGTACAGGAAAAATCGCTACCTCTTCCTATCCATAACGAGAGGGTAAACATCACTTCCTTTTATAAAGCGTCTGAAGAGCTGTCAGGTGATCTATATTATTGGTTCAAAACAGGCAAAGGTCAGTACGGGATATTTATTATGGATGTGATGGGGCATGGAGTTTCTTCATCTATTATCAGTGTGTCGATAAAATCATATCTTCAAGGAGTATTAGGGAGAGTAAGTGAACCTATTAATGTAATGAAGGAACTTTCTGATCATATGAATTCGATGTTTGAGGGAAGTGAAAATCCGTTTTATTTTACGGCCATTTATCTTTTAGTCGATACGAAACAAAAAAAGATTCTTTATGTTAATGCGGGTCATCCATCAGGTCTATGGCAGGTGAAAGGGGAACCGCTCGTACCTATCGCCTCCACGTGTCCACCGATTGGACTTGGAGCAGATTTGCCCATCATATCCGAAGAGATTTCCTTTGAAGGAAAAGGAAGACTCTTGTTATATACTGATGGATTTATGGAAGGGATTAGTGATAATCCTAGAGTACAGCTTAAGGTTATGGAAGAAATTCTTGTCTCTAACCAAGAAAAGGACATAGAAGAAGTGAAAAATCGGCTACTAACAAAATGCAAAAGTCACCAACGGCAACCGGATGATGCTTGCCTGCTGGTGATCGATATTAATGGGGAATAG
- a CDS encoding PAS domain S-box protein yields the protein MSEHLSKINYCQIVEYSLDPVIIHTELKIIYINHAAETFFRTTKEEVIGLSPLDIFQDFSKAAIEKRIQSAYEIPMPVIEETVYRMDGTTVDIDLYCHPAPLGEQKAIQSIVWDITARKENEKKQKQMLKQINELSATLVPFSNEISVLPLVGAIDEARASQLLDDIPIKVQKQRIQCLIIDFSGTFNLDSLVADTLFKIVHVMSILGVRSVITGLRPELAKLAVEKGFNLSTTHSMATVKDAIGYFQGS from the coding sequence TTGAGTGAACATCTTTCAAAAATCAATTACTGCCAGATCGTTGAATATTCGCTAGACCCCGTTATTATTCATACAGAATTAAAAATAATTTATATCAACCACGCAGCAGAGACTTTTTTTAGAACAACCAAAGAAGAGGTTATAGGCCTTAGCCCACTTGATATTTTTCAAGACTTCTCTAAGGCAGCCATTGAGAAAAGAATTCAATCCGCTTATGAAATACCCATGCCAGTCATTGAAGAAACCGTCTATCGTATGGATGGAACAACAGTAGATATTGACCTGTATTGTCATCCTGCCCCGCTTGGTGAACAAAAAGCGATTCAATCCATCGTATGGGATATCACAGCAAGAAAAGAAAATGAAAAGAAACAAAAACAAATGCTGAAACAAATTAACGAATTATCTGCAACCCTTGTACCTTTTTCAAATGAGATATCGGTCCTTCCACTCGTAGGAGCAATCGATGAAGCTCGAGCTAGCCAGCTTCTTGATGACATACCGATTAAGGTACAAAAACAAAGGATTCAATGCCTAATCATCGACTTTTCAGGAACTTTTAATTTAGATTCCTTAGTTGCTGATACACTATTTAAAATCGTACATGTTATGTCAATTTTAGGTGTGCGTTCTGTTATTACCGGACTAAGACCCGAATTGGCTAAGCTTGCGGTCGAGAAAGGTTTTAACTTATCGACAACTCACTCGATGGCCACCGTTAAAGATGCGATTGGTTATTTTCAGGGAAGTTAA
- a CDS encoding SOS response-associated peptidase, whose product MCGRFSLTEEIYNLKRQFEFEFFEEIGPRYNIAPSQMVLAIGQNKGERKGAYLKWGLVPYWANDPKIGYKMINARSEGIDEKPSFKQPFKQRRCLILSDGFYEWKKNGKEKQPYRFFMKDNKPFALAGLYDVWKKEGQSPLVTCTIITTTPNEVTEDVHDRMPVILKKEDYDTWLDPNNQDISVLKSLLTPYPAEEMMKYEISSLVNSPKNEDPEILQPMNSM is encoded by the coding sequence ATGTGCGGGAGATTTTCCTTAACCGAAGAAATATATAATCTCAAAAGACAGTTTGAATTTGAATTTTTTGAGGAAATCGGTCCAAGGTACAATATTGCTCCAAGTCAAATGGTGCTTGCAATCGGTCAAAATAAAGGGGAACGAAAAGGAGCGTACCTCAAATGGGGCTTGGTACCGTATTGGGCGAATGATCCAAAAATAGGGTATAAAATGATTAATGCTCGAAGTGAAGGGATTGATGAAAAACCATCATTTAAACAACCTTTCAAACAACGGAGATGTCTTATCTTAAGCGATGGTTTTTACGAGTGGAAAAAGAATGGGAAAGAGAAACAGCCTTATCGCTTTTTCATGAAGGACAACAAGCCATTCGCTCTTGCGGGACTTTACGATGTGTGGAAAAAGGAAGGGCAGTCACCCCTTGTCACATGCACGATTATTACGACAACACCAAATGAAGTGACTGAGGATGTTCACGATCGAATGCCAGTAATTTTAAAAAAGGAAGACTACGACACATGGTTAGACCCGAATAACCAAGATATCTCTGTACTAAAATCTCTCTTAACACCTTATCCAGCTGAGGAAATGATGAAGTATGAGATTTCTTCATTAGTAAATAGTCCAAAAAATGAAGATCCAGAAATCCTTCAACCGATGAATAGTATGTAA
- a CDS encoding YitT family protein, producing MTDLALEKRQHRRLSALRIVQRGIFITIGALLMAVGLEIFLIPNQVIDGGVTGVSIMLSHITGVKLGIFLFLLNLPFVYLGYKQFGKTFAISTVYGIIMLALFATFFHPVPAFTEDILLATIFGGIFLGIGVGLVIRNGGALDGTEILSIVISKKVPFSVGEIVMFINLFILGSAGFVYSWDRAMYSILAYVIASKAIDIVITGMEESKSVWIISDLAHEIGDAINDRLGRGVTFLHGEGAYTGDDKKVIFCIITRLEESKMTSIVEEIDPSAFLAIGDIAEVRGGRFKKKAIH from the coding sequence TTGACAGATTTAGCGTTAGAAAAAAGACAACATCGTAGATTATCTGCACTTAGAATTGTTCAAAGGGGAATTTTTATAACCATTGGGGCCTTGTTGATGGCTGTAGGGTTAGAGATATTCTTGATTCCTAACCAAGTTATTGATGGGGGTGTAACCGGTGTTTCAATTATGCTCTCGCATATCACCGGTGTTAAATTAGGGATCTTTCTTTTCTTACTAAACTTACCTTTTGTATATCTAGGTTATAAGCAATTTGGAAAAACATTTGCGATATCCACGGTCTATGGAATTATCATGTTAGCCCTTTTTGCAACATTCTTTCATCCAGTCCCTGCATTCACCGAGGATATCCTTTTAGCAACGATATTTGGTGGTATTTTCTTAGGGATTGGTGTGGGACTAGTTATCAGAAATGGTGGAGCGCTTGATGGAACAGAAATCCTTTCAATCGTAATTAGTAAAAAGGTTCCTTTTTCCGTCGGTGAGATTGTTATGTTTATCAACTTATTCATACTTGGGTCTGCCGGTTTTGTGTACTCCTGGGATCGTGCCATGTATTCGATTCTAGCGTACGTAATTGCTTCAAAAGCGATTGATATTGTTATTACTGGGATGGAGGAATCCAAATCGGTTTGGATCATTAGTGACCTCGCTCATGAAATCGGGGATGCCATCAATGACCGACTTGGTAGAGGTGTTACCTTTTTACACGGAGAAGGTGCTTACACTGGGGATGATAAAAAGGTCATTTTTTGTATTATCACAAGGTTAGAAGAGTCGAAAATGACTAGTATCGTTGAAGAAATTGACCCCTCTGCATTTTTAGCCATTGGAGATATTGCTGAAGTTAGAGGCGGAAGATTTAAGAAAAAAGCCATCCATTAG
- a CDS encoding tyrosine-type recombinase/integrase — MEYVDAIRDTAKIKALKKLLKDQSSRDYLLFVLGINTGLKISEILTIKWCDILNENGSIKNFMEREEQEIPIYVNSKVKYAISLYLSSISYHFTDYVFKSSKTNDPITRQQAYRIINKAAKHVGIEGNIGTHSMRKTFGYHAYKKGIAIALLQKIFHHTSSSETFKYLGIKKEEKIKTEIDVNL; from the coding sequence ATGGAATATGTAGATGCGATTCGTGATACAGCAAAAATAAAAGCCCTTAAAAAGCTTCTAAAAGACCAATCGTCTAGAGATTACTTATTATTTGTTCTTGGAATAAATACTGGATTAAAAATTAGTGAAATATTAACCATCAAGTGGTGCGACATCCTTAACGAAAATGGCAGTATTAAGAATTTCATGGAACGAGAAGAGCAGGAAATCCCCATTTATGTGAATTCAAAAGTAAAATACGCTATTTCTCTTTATCTTTCCTCAATTTCCTATCATTTTACCGACTATGTTTTCAAATCCTCTAAAACAAACGACCCCATCACCAGACAACAGGCGTATCGAATCATTAATAAAGCAGCAAAACATGTGGGGATTGAAGGGAATATCGGAACACACTCTATGAGAAAAACCTTTGGATATCACGCCTACAAAAAAGGAATCGCCATTGCACTTTTACAAAAAATCTTTCACCATACATCATCTTCTGAGACATTCAAATATTTAGGAATCAAAAAGGAGGAGAAAATCAAAACAGAAATTGATGTGAATTTATAA
- a CDS encoding potassium/proton antiporter has product MINIDYSILLGSLLLIIGIITTKFSSRLGMPALILFLAVGMIVGSDGLGIIYFDNATYAQLIGVLALIIILFEGGLQTRWTTVKSVLKPSLSLATVGVLITTSVVAVVVNLLFAVPWLEAFLIGSIVGSTDAAAVFAVLKGQNINPKLGSTLEAESGTNDPMAMFLTLMFIQLLTIDETNVFLLILSFFWQMGMGLLIGVIFGKLATMAINRINLDSSGLYPIFAVAFALLTYSSTALAHASGLLAVYVAALVIGNSDLTYKTSIFRFNEGFAWMMQILMFIILGLLVFPSQLFTADVMGKGILISVALIFVARPIAVYVSTIKMDFNHKEKIFVSWAGLRGAVPIVLATFPMLAGIADSQTIFNVVFFVVFTSALIQGSTILILAEKLGLTGPKKSTPAHSLELVSIGKANAEIIEYEIHKEDLLVNKKIVDILFPENVLINAIIRSDKLVTPRGDTCLLEGDILYILTPRSSIGKLKEMFKDHEF; this is encoded by the coding sequence ATGATTAATATTGATTACTCGATTTTACTAGGTTCGTTACTTCTTATTATAGGAATCATCACCACCAAATTCTCAAGTCGACTTGGAATGCCAGCTTTGATTCTCTTTTTAGCCGTAGGGATGATCGTTGGAAGTGATGGATTAGGAATAATTTACTTTGATAATGCCACATACGCTCAGCTAATTGGTGTACTAGCACTGATTATCATTTTGTTTGAAGGTGGGTTGCAGACGAGATGGACGACAGTGAAATCTGTGTTGAAACCGTCTTTGTCTCTTGCAACAGTAGGGGTATTGATTACAACTTCCGTGGTTGCTGTCGTCGTTAATTTATTATTTGCTGTGCCATGGCTGGAAGCATTTTTAATAGGGTCTATCGTAGGTTCTACCGACGCTGCTGCTGTCTTTGCCGTCTTAAAAGGGCAGAACATTAACCCTAAACTCGGTTCAACCTTGGAAGCAGAATCTGGTACGAACGATCCTATGGCCATGTTTTTAACCTTAATGTTTATACAATTGCTTACAATAGATGAAACAAACGTTTTCCTACTTATTCTTTCTTTCTTTTGGCAGATGGGAATGGGTTTACTTATTGGGGTTATCTTCGGGAAACTTGCAACCATGGCTATTAATCGTATTAATCTAGATTCTAGTGGACTTTATCCAATTTTTGCAGTAGCTTTTGCCTTACTAACCTATAGTTCCACAGCATTAGCACACGCTAGTGGATTGTTAGCTGTATACGTGGCAGCTCTTGTTATTGGGAATTCTGACTTAACCTATAAAACGTCCATTTTCCGTTTCAATGAAGGATTTGCCTGGATGATGCAAATATTAATGTTTATCATTCTAGGATTGCTGGTTTTCCCATCTCAGCTTTTTACCGCTGATGTGATGGGAAAAGGTATACTCATTTCAGTAGCTTTAATCTTTGTAGCACGTCCGATAGCGGTATACGTCTCAACGATAAAAATGGATTTTAACCATAAAGAAAAGATTTTTGTATCTTGGGCTGGATTACGTGGAGCGGTGCCGATCGTATTGGCAACTTTCCCTATGCTTGCGGGAATTGCTGATAGCCAGACGATCTTTAATGTCGTATTCTTCGTCGTGTTTACATCTGCTTTGATTCAAGGGTCGACCATCTTAATACTCGCGGAGAAATTAGGGCTAACGGGACCAAAAAAATCCACCCCTGCACACTCATTGGAACTGGTCTCTATTGGAAAAGCCAATGCAGAAATCATCGAGTACGAGATCCATAAGGAAGATTTGTTAGTGAATAAAAAAATCGTAGACATTTTATTTCCAGAGAATGTCCTAATTAACGCCATCATTCGCTCAGACAAATTGGTCACACCTAGAGGGGATACTTGTTTACTAGAAGGAGATATTCTGTACATCCTCACACCTAGAAGCAGCATCGGGAAGTTAAAAGAGATGTTTAAGGATCATGAATTTTAA
- a CDS encoding ZIP family metal transporter — protein MSMSLLPIIVSSLCTGLGALPILLVKDVTHKGKDVLLASTAGIMVAASAYGLIPNAIKLSNVSVLVVGILFGTLVLTLLESMIPHVDLDHSEQSSRNNRGVFLFLVAMSLHNLPEGLSVGISNASENHEVGSLVSFAIGLQNVPDGFLVALFLLSQKVSVHRSILLATLTGLIEMSAGLIGVLLGDTFEPIIPYGLAFAAGSMLFVVYKELIPESHGDGNERASTWAFIIGFVSMIIVTEVFR, from the coding sequence TTGTCCATGTCCTTACTCCCAATCATTGTCTCATCATTATGTACTGGTTTAGGTGCCTTGCCAATTTTACTCGTAAAAGATGTTACGCATAAGGGAAAAGATGTGTTGTTAGCTTCTACAGCGGGAATCATGGTCGCTGCATCTGCCTACGGGTTAATTCCAAACGCTATTAAGCTATCAAATGTATCCGTTTTGGTGGTTGGAATCTTGTTTGGAACACTCGTTCTAACCTTGTTAGAAAGTATGATTCCGCATGTTGATCTCGACCATTCGGAGCAATCATCAAGAAATAACAGAGGCGTCTTTTTGTTTCTTGTAGCCATGTCTCTTCATAATTTACCTGAAGGACTATCCGTAGGGATAAGTAATGCCAGTGAAAACCATGAGGTTGGATCACTTGTATCGTTTGCCATCGGCTTGCAGAATGTCCCAGACGGATTTTTGGTTGCATTATTTCTTTTGAGTCAAAAAGTTAGTGTTCATCGTTCGATTTTGCTTGCGACTTTAACTGGTTTAATTGAAATGTCTGCAGGTTTAATTGGAGTGCTTTTGGGGGATACTTTTGAGCCGATAATTCCGTATGGACTAGCATTTGCAGCAGGCTCCATGCTATTTGTGGTATATAAGGAGCTGATTCCAGAAAGCCATGGAGACGGAAACGAAAGGGCATCCACATGGGCATTTATTATTGGATTTGTGTCTATGATTATTGTGACAGAGGTTTTTCGTTAA
- a CDS encoding YhcN/YlaJ family sporulation lipoprotein, translated as MKMFKWLSIFTLSFVLTACGADSAADDNDKEENDRGTKVQNVDNENNDSRMRVADKAQDKIENMQEVRHANVIVTDNNAYVAVVLEDNSKGDVREDVEKKISDQVKTTDKGIRNVFVSSNPNFVDRMGDYGDKIQNGEPVKGMVEEFTEMVQRVFPSER; from the coding sequence ATGAAAATGTTCAAATGGCTTTCTATTTTTACCCTGTCATTTGTCTTAACAGCTTGCGGCGCGGATAGTGCGGCTGATGACAATGACAAAGAAGAGAATGACAGAGGAACAAAGGTTCAGAACGTGGATAACGAAAACAACGACTCTAGAATGCGAGTGGCTGATAAAGCACAGGACAAAATCGAAAATATGCAGGAAGTGCGCCACGCGAATGTGATTGTAACCGATAATAATGCCTATGTTGCTGTTGTTTTAGAAGACAACTCAAAAGGTGATGTGAGAGAAGACGTTGAAAAGAAAATTTCTGATCAGGTAAAAACCACAGACAAGGGTATTCGAAATGTTTTTGTATCTAGTAACCCGAACTTCGTCGATCGTATGGGAGATTATGGTGACAAAATCCAAAATGGAGAACCTGTAAAAGGAATGGTTGAGGAATTTACAGAAATGGTTCAACGCGTGTTTCCTAGCGAACGATAA
- a CDS encoding DUF3231 family protein translates to MEKHNIRLTSSEVANLWANYMGDSMSICVFTYFLNHIDDLEIKQVIEHALDLSSQHVKKIAEIFVEEGIPVPLGFTNEDVYPHAERLFSDSFYLYYLKHMTKGGLATYSAVLPNVFRNDIREYYMSCISSTMELFQESTNVLLSKGIETRSPNLAYPSKVEFVEKQSFLSGWFGEQRPLTGLEVTHLYANIQTNKLGEAFCLGLTQVAKQKEVKEFMLRGVEICKKHITLFSEYLHSNFLPAPMTWDQEVTGSTDLPFSEKLMMFHVGLLSAAGMGNYGVAMSLSPRRDIAAMYGRLIPEVGKFAEDGTNISIKHRWMEKPPHAIDRDKLSK, encoded by the coding sequence ATGGAAAAGCATAATATACGATTGACTTCCTCAGAAGTAGCGAATCTATGGGCAAACTATATGGGCGATAGTATGTCTATCTGCGTGTTTACCTATTTTCTGAATCATATAGATGACTTGGAAATCAAACAGGTAATAGAACATGCCCTAGATTTATCCTCTCAACATGTTAAGAAAATTGCTGAAATATTTGTGGAGGAAGGAATTCCGGTTCCACTTGGTTTTACCAATGAAGATGTGTATCCACATGCGGAACGATTATTTTCTGACTCCTTTTACCTTTATTATCTGAAGCATATGACAAAGGGTGGACTTGCTACTTACAGTGCAGTTTTACCAAATGTGTTTCGAAATGATATACGCGAATATTATATGTCTTGTATCTCCTCGACGATGGAATTGTTTCAAGAATCCACCAATGTTTTACTGTCAAAAGGAATTGAAACTAGATCTCCCAACCTAGCGTACCCTTCAAAAGTCGAGTTTGTTGAAAAACAAAGCTTTTTATCTGGCTGGTTTGGTGAACAAAGGCCGTTGACCGGATTAGAAGTGACACATTTATATGCTAATATTCAAACAAATAAGCTAGGAGAGGCTTTTTGCTTAGGTTTAACACAGGTGGCGAAACAAAAAGAAGTTAAGGAGTTTATGCTACGAGGAGTCGAGATATGTAAAAAACATATCACCCTCTTTAGTGAGTACCTTCACTCCAATTTCCTTCCAGCCCCTATGACATGGGACCAAGAAGTGACAGGCTCTACCGACTTGCCATTTTCAGAAAAGCTCATGATGTTTCATGTAGGTCTATTGAGTGCGGCAGGAATGGGGAACTATGGAGTGGCGATGTCACTGTCTCCAAGAAGAGATATTGCTGCTATGTATGGTCGATTGATACCAGAGGTAGGAAAGTTTGCGGAAGATGGCACAAATATAAGTATCAAACATCGCTGGATGGAAAAACCACCTCATGCAATCGACAGAGATAAGCTATCGAAATAG
- a CDS encoding antibiotic biosynthesis monooxygenase family protein, which translates to MSEITKTPEPPYYAVIFSSQRTDGDNGYGAMANKMVELASKQPGFLGVESARDEQLGITVSYWDSIEAIQAWKEHSAHIIAQEKGKSEWYQSFSLRVCKVERQSFFDM; encoded by the coding sequence ATGAGTGAAATAACGAAAACACCAGAACCACCTTATTACGCGGTGATTTTTTCCTCGCAAAGAACGGATGGGGACAATGGATATGGAGCAATGGCCAATAAAATGGTCGAATTAGCCTCCAAGCAGCCGGGCTTTTTAGGAGTAGAAAGTGCCCGAGATGAACAATTGGGAATTACGGTTTCTTACTGGGACTCCATCGAAGCGATCCAGGCGTGGAAAGAGCACTCCGCACATATCATCGCTCAGGAAAAAGGGAAATCCGAATGGTATCAGTCTTTCTCTTTAAGAGTGTGTAAAGTCGAAAGACAAAGTTTTTTTGACATGTAA
- a CDS encoding gamma-type small acid-soluble spore protein: MDHKEYTEVGTDINEVKKKNAESGLSYNEVKALLAQTGGKGTSQYSNTDLEEIKSRIHGKDIQS, encoded by the coding sequence ATGGATCACAAGGAATATACAGAGGTTGGAACGGATATTAATGAAGTCAAAAAGAAGAATGCGGAATCCGGCTTGTCTTATAATGAAGTTAAAGCGTTACTAGCTCAAACAGGCGGCAAAGGAACTAGTCAGTACAGTAATACAGATCTAGAGGAAATCAAAAGTAGAATTCACGGAAAAGACATCCAATCCTAG
- a CDS encoding cysteine hydrolase family protein gives MAKLINLPALLILDVQKGFDDPYWGKRNNPEAEENMARLQEEWRKRKGTIIYSKHLSVQPQSPLHHTNKEGTEFKDMIKPEPNETVFTKQVNSAFIGTELETYLSEQQIKTVVITGLSTQHCVSTTTRMSGNLGLQTYLVSDAIAAFEITDHKGKKHSADTVQELELAMLQKEFATILTTDEIINQLDQL, from the coding sequence ATGGCAAAATTAATCAACTTACCAGCGTTACTCATCCTTGATGTTCAAAAAGGGTTTGATGATCCATATTGGGGCAAAAGAAACAATCCCGAGGCAGAGGAAAATATGGCTCGTTTGCAAGAGGAGTGGAGGAAGAGGAAGGGGACGATTATTTACTCCAAACATCTATCCGTTCAACCACAATCACCACTACACCATACGAACAAAGAAGGAACAGAGTTTAAAGACATGATCAAACCAGAACCAAATGAAACAGTTTTTACGAAACAAGTGAACAGTGCCTTTATAGGAACAGAGCTGGAAACGTATTTAAGCGAGCAGCAAATAAAAACGGTTGTTATCACAGGACTTTCCACACAGCATTGTGTTTCAACTACCACAAGAATGAGTGGGAACCTCGGGCTTCAAACCTATCTTGTTTCAGATGCAATTGCAGCTTTTGAAATTACCGATCACAAAGGGAAGAAACACTCTGCTGATACGGTTCAGGAGCTTGAATTGGCTATGCTCCAAAAGGAGTTTGCTACGATATTAACAACCGATGAAATTATTAATCAACTCGATCAGCTTTAA